One window from the genome of Mesoplodon densirostris isolate mMesDen1 chromosome 17, mMesDen1 primary haplotype, whole genome shotgun sequence encodes:
- the SPRY2 gene encoding protein sprouty homolog 2 — protein sequence MEARAQSGSGSQPLLQAPRDGGRQRGEPDPRDALAQQVHVLSLDQIRAIRNTNEYTEGPTVVPRPGLKPAPRPSAQHKHERLHGLPEHRQPPRPQHSQAHASARATLSRSVSTVSSGSRSSTRTSTSSISSEQRLLGSSFSSGPVADGIIRMQPKSELQPGELKPLSKEDLGLHAYRCEDCGKCKCKECTYPRPLPSDWICHEQCLCSAQNVIDYGTCVCCVKGLFYHCSNDDEDNCADNPCSCSQSHCCTRWSAMGVMSLFLPCLWCYLPAKGCLKLCQGCYDRVNRPGCRCKNSNTVCCKVPTVPPRNFEKPT from the coding sequence ATGGAGGCCAGAGCTCAGAGTGGCAGCGGGTCGCAGCCCTTGCTGCAGGCACCCCGTGACGGTGGCAGGCAGCGCGGGGAGCCCGACCCCAGAGACGCCCTCGCCCAGCAGGTACACGTGCTGTCTCTGGATCAGATCAGAGCCATCCGAAACACCAATGAGTACACAGAGGGACCTACCGTGgtccccagaccggggctcaaGCCTGCACCTCGCCCCTCCGCTCAGCACAAACACGAGAGACTCCACGGTCTGCCTGAGCACCGCCAGCCCCCCAGGCCTCAGCACTCACAGGCCCACGCTTCTGCGAGGGCCACTCTGTCCAGGTCCGTCAGCACAGTCAGCTCGGGGTCTCGCAGCAGTACGAGGACAAGTACCAGCAGCATCTCCTCTGAACAGAGGCTCTTGGGATCATCCTTCTCCTCGGGGCCTGTTGCTGATGGGATAATCCGGATGCAGCCCAAATCAGAGCTCCAGCCAGGTGAGCTTAAGCCGCTGAGCAAGGAGGATTTGGGGCTGCACGCCTACAGGTGTGAGGACTGCGGCAAGTGCAAATGTAAGGAGTGCACCTACCCAAGGCCTCTGCCATCGGACTGGATCTGCCACGAGCAGTGCCTTTGCTCGGCCCAGAACGTGATCGACTACGGGACCTGCGTGTGCTGTGTGAAAGGCCTCTTCTATCACTGTTCTAACGATGACGAGGACAACTGTGCCGACAACCCGTGTTCCTGCAGCCAGTCTCACTGTTGTACACGGTGGTCGGCCATGGGCGTCATGTCcctctttttgccttgtttatggtgTTACCTTCCAGCCAAGGGTTGCCTTAAATTGTGCCAGGGGTGTTATGACCGGGTGAACAGGCCTGGATGCCGttgtaaaaattcaaacacaGTCTGCTGCAAAGTTCCCACTGTCCCACCCAGGAACTTTGAAAAACCAACATAG